A portion of the Acidobacteriota bacterium genome contains these proteins:
- a CDS encoding asparagine synthase-related protein, protein MPGFTFLCSPGGEHNGAKFSRSLDELLHDERYRRETVYESGAVRLSLTRYPEYPVVILDEPDYLVVVEGHVYGCTGADLRADVLALARDMFDDDAGTAVRIRSWLERHDGAFVVLAREKRTGGWAFLNDTLARLPVYAYQDGSRFCLSREIMFFPRYADALSLDRAAVAHYLLFGFPLGGRTLLEGVRRLPAATLVRCHPPTGDVHRQTLHRFDLRGNDVSRRAADVVEDLVSSFTAACQRQADPDGHNVMSLSGGLDSRTVAAGLLAAGSRFNAVTFDDGRGSASIDAVRARELADSMKLHWELVNLPPPTGREVRQIFNIKGGLVSSAMASDIRFLDHIEKRFGRNVTFFSGDGGDKVLPDLRPPRRLTSPRAVARYVTSQFRVMPPAMVADLTGISQERILEQVEAQVASYPEESPDQKYIHFMFYEHGVNWLFEGEDRNRSAVWNATPFYDQSFFRQVMSCSWEQKKNHRLYAAFLARLSPPAAAIADATRGGVVTSSAYRRRLSLITLVSRYPSLAQRLRDIRRPGRSYPAASPIIQCIARRNRRCEAMSDYLNPRALDRVAAHPGKLTQQALHNLLDITTLIEFITGSPDTLADFADAEFK, encoded by the coding sequence GTGCCGGGTTTCACCTTCCTGTGCTCGCCGGGTGGTGAGCATAACGGGGCTAAATTCAGCCGGTCGCTCGACGAGTTGCTGCACGACGAGCGCTACCGGCGGGAGACGGTGTACGAATCAGGGGCCGTCCGGCTGAGCCTGACCCGTTATCCGGAGTACCCGGTCGTTATTCTGGACGAGCCGGATTATCTCGTCGTCGTCGAAGGACACGTGTACGGCTGCACCGGCGCAGATCTTCGGGCCGACGTCCTCGCGCTGGCGCGAGATATGTTCGATGACGATGCCGGCACAGCCGTCCGGATTCGGAGTTGGCTGGAGCGTCACGACGGCGCCTTTGTCGTCCTCGCCCGGGAGAAGCGGACGGGCGGCTGGGCATTCCTTAACGATACGCTCGCCAGGCTCCCGGTGTACGCATACCAGGACGGGTCGCGGTTCTGCCTGTCACGGGAAATCATGTTCTTCCCGCGGTACGCGGACGCCCTGTCGCTGGACCGAGCGGCCGTGGCTCACTACCTGCTGTTCGGGTTTCCCCTGGGCGGCAGGACGCTCCTGGAAGGCGTGCGTCGGTTGCCGGCGGCCACACTTGTTCGGTGTCACCCGCCGACCGGCGACGTCCACCGGCAGACGCTGCACCGGTTCGACCTCAGAGGCAACGATGTCTCCCGACGGGCCGCGGACGTAGTTGAGGATCTGGTTTCAAGCTTCACCGCAGCCTGCCAAAGGCAGGCCGACCCGGACGGGCATAACGTCATGTCACTGAGTGGAGGTCTGGACTCCCGCACCGTCGCGGCAGGGCTCCTGGCCGCCGGGAGCCGATTTAACGCCGTGACGTTCGACGACGGCCGGGGAAGCGCAAGCATCGATGCCGTCCGCGCTCGCGAACTGGCCGACAGCATGAAACTTCACTGGGAACTCGTTAACCTGCCGCCCCCGACCGGCCGGGAAGTACGGCAGATTTTCAATATCAAAGGCGGCCTGGTCAGTTCCGCGATGGCTTCCGACATCCGATTTCTCGACCACATAGAAAAACGGTTCGGTCGTAACGTCACTTTTTTCTCCGGGGACGGCGGAGACAAGGTGCTGCCCGACCTTCGTCCCCCCCGCCGCCTGACTTCACCTCGGGCAGTGGCAAGATACGTTACCAGCCAGTTCCGCGTTATGCCGCCGGCGATGGTGGCGGATTTGACAGGCATATCTCAGGAAAGAATCTTAGAACAGGTTGAAGCCCAGGTCGCGTCGTACCCGGAAGAATCACCCGATCAGAAGTACATCCACTTCATGTTCTACGAACACGGCGTAAACTGGCTGTTCGAGGGGGAAGATCGCAACCGCTCCGCCGTGTGGAACGCGACGCCGTTTTACGACCAGTCGTTCTTCCGACAGGTCATGTCCTGTTCCTGGGAGCAGAAGAAGAACCACCGGCTTTACGCTGCATTCCTGGCGCGGCTGTCGCCGCCTGCGGCCGCCATCGCCGATGCCACCAGAGGCGGCGTCGTAACATCGTCAGCATATCGACGCAGACTTTCGCTGATCACGCTGGTGTCCCGATACCCGTCCCTGGCCCAACGTCTCAGGGATATACGCCGGCCCGGCAGGTCGTACCCGGCTGCGTCACCGATCATCCAATGCATCGCCCGGCGGAACCGGCGCTGCGAGGCGATGTCGGACTACCTCAACCCCCGCGCCCTTGACCGGGTTGCCGCACATCCCGGGAAACTGACTCAGCAGGCTCTGCATAATCTGCTCGATATCACAACGTTGATCGAATTCATCACCGGCTCGCCGGATACCCTGGCCGACTTCGCGGACGCCGAATTCAAGTAG
- a CDS encoding C25 family cysteine peptidase, whose product MKACHWSPVLALVLAAYAQSAERPTISFAASDLSVRESVVEVRYDDFSVVPVVGTLSLPAKSCLVELYGRETVVGVRAFSGPAKRIAEFGPDVLAPDVPTSEAEPVVAPGWLSEAGSVTGTAHVAALGELEVDGRRYADLLVFPVTVDSCGNATFCESLFLYVGSRLVEPDALLDRRNVAASTISRSSRSAALSDTTVPGYVIVTSGALADAFRPLARYRTETGYETQLTLIEDVLATCDGRDDAERLRAYLQAFHESGGRYVLLGGDETVLPIRYAYAFNTYGTPSLHYLQICDLYFADLTGEWDADNDGVWGEPLHDRPDLFPELLVGRLPFNTPEEIENYTRKLIAYEMSPGEGDRDYLARAFFFSSDQMRDYGQAGQHGLIAEAFPDCFLIDTISGVERLSGDDANPTNPPAHDLESVLSEGYGIVNVIAHGGNDAFCVRTSNYNEWPKSLFNNDNVTGLAANGKSSLYYSLACANGGFDKDQPPFLETGPNLVQTFLAAGQAGAVAFVAYSRWGWVNLSHLLHRSFFDSLFAHPECPAVEAVYASKAAHFMYRDLVYGQNFFGDPSLRIYLQVPVTPAVKVTRDSGRMDVAVTCDGIPVDGCRIVLSIEGELIATAMTDMRGRTILDGPADPNTVCKLTAVAPGMTTRQITCAGSLITGSDEDQDAAPQGFSLEQNYPNPFNPATTIAFDLQQPAHVRLDVHNVLGQIVSILKDEVMAAGRHVVPWHGRTSSGNEAASGVYLYRLAVNDRTAVRKMSLLR is encoded by the coding sequence ATGAAAGCCTGCCACTGGAGTCCCGTGCTTGCCTTAGTCCTCGCTGCTTACGCGCAGTCGGCAGAGAGACCTACCATCTCCTTCGCGGCATCAGACCTCAGTGTCAGGGAGAGTGTCGTCGAAGTGCGGTACGACGATTTCAGCGTCGTGCCGGTGGTTGGAACGCTCTCGCTTCCCGCCAAGAGTTGCCTGGTAGAACTCTACGGGAGGGAAACGGTGGTCGGCGTAAGGGCATTCTCCGGCCCGGCCAAGAGGATTGCTGAGTTTGGACCGGACGTACTTGCGCCGGACGTGCCGACGTCCGAAGCCGAACCCGTTGTCGCGCCCGGCTGGCTGTCGGAGGCCGGTTCCGTAACGGGCACCGCTCACGTGGCTGCGCTTGGAGAACTGGAGGTCGACGGCAGGCGGTACGCGGACCTTCTCGTGTTTCCGGTAACCGTCGACAGTTGCGGCAACGCCACCTTCTGCGAGTCGCTGTTTCTGTACGTCGGCTCCCGTCTCGTTGAACCCGACGCGCTCCTTGACCGCAGGAACGTCGCGGCGTCAACGATCTCGCGGTCATCGCGGTCCGCCGCCCTGAGTGACACGACCGTCCCCGGTTATGTCATCGTTACGTCCGGGGCGCTGGCCGATGCCTTTCGACCGCTCGCCCGCTATCGAACCGAGACGGGATACGAAACGCAACTCACGCTTATCGAGGACGTGCTGGCGACCTGTGACGGCAGGGACGACGCCGAGCGACTGCGGGCGTACTTGCAGGCATTCCATGAGTCAGGCGGCCGTTACGTGCTTCTTGGGGGAGACGAGACCGTTCTGCCCATCAGGTACGCCTATGCGTTCAACACGTACGGCACACCGTCGCTGCATTATCTTCAGATTTGTGACCTGTACTTCGCGGATCTCACCGGCGAGTGGGACGCCGACAACGACGGTGTCTGGGGCGAACCGTTGCATGACCGGCCGGACCTTTTCCCCGAACTGCTGGTCGGACGGCTGCCGTTCAACACTCCGGAAGAAATCGAAAACTACACGCGCAAGCTGATCGCGTACGAGATGTCTCCCGGGGAGGGGGACCGGGACTACCTGGCCCGCGCCTTCTTCTTCTCGTCCGACCAGATGCGCGACTACGGCCAGGCGGGGCAGCACGGCCTGATCGCGGAGGCGTTCCCGGACTGCTTTTTGATCGATACCATCAGCGGCGTGGAGCGGCTTAGCGGTGACGATGCCAACCCCACCAACCCGCCGGCGCACGATCTTGAGAGCGTCCTCTCCGAGGGGTACGGCATAGTGAACGTCATCGCCCACGGGGGCAACGATGCCTTTTGCGTCAGGACTTCGAACTATAACGAATGGCCGAAGTCGCTCTTCAACAACGACAACGTTACCGGTCTTGCGGCCAACGGGAAAAGCTCGCTGTACTACTCCCTGGCCTGCGCCAACGGGGGATTCGACAAGGATCAGCCGCCGTTTCTGGAAACGGGGCCCAATCTCGTTCAGACGTTCCTTGCGGCCGGACAGGCCGGAGCGGTGGCGTTTGTGGCGTATTCGCGCTGGGGGTGGGTCAACCTCAGTCACCTCCTGCACAGGTCCTTTTTCGATTCACTTTTCGCCCACCCGGAGTGCCCGGCGGTCGAAGCCGTGTACGCTTCCAAGGCGGCCCACTTCATGTACCGCGACCTCGTGTACGGGCAGAATTTCTTCGGCGACCCCTCCCTGAGGATATACCTGCAGGTTCCGGTGACACCGGCGGTAAAGGTAACAAGGGACTCCGGGCGAATGGACGTTGCGGTCACGTGCGACGGGATACCTGTCGATGGCTGCCGTATCGTCCTGTCCATCGAAGGTGAACTGATCGCCACGGCGATGACCGACATGCGCGGCCGGACAATCCTGGACGGCCCGGCCGATCCCAACACGGTCTGCAAACTCACCGCCGTGGCACCGGGGATGACAACGCGCCAGATTACGTGCGCCGGCTCGCTCATTACCGGGTCCGATGAAGATCAGGATGCCGCGCCGCAGGGTTTTTCGCTGGAGCAGAACTATCCCAACCCGTTCAACCCCGCCACGACCATCGCCTTTGATCTGCAGCAGCCGGCCCATGTCAGGCTGGACGTCCACAACGTTCTCGGGCAGATCGTATCGATCCTGAAGGACGAGGTAATGGCGGCAGGGCGTCACGTGGTGCCATGGCACGGCCGTACAAGCAGCGGCAACGAGGCCGCCAGCGGCGTGTACCTCTACCGCCTCGCGGTGAACGATCGCACCGCCGTGCGAAAGATGTCGCTCCTTCGATAA
- a CDS encoding glycosyltransferase family 2 protein: MTAPPEISAVVISYNGMKFLPDCLRTLQEDLRGFRHEVIVVDNGSRDGSVEFVRRTFPRMTLIDNGRNLGFARAVNIGLQAAAGDFLYVLNQDLRFPDGTAARLLARLKADDTIGLIGPAYHDFDGHLQSSARSLPSYRHMIYKTLLLDRLFPRHREFSSWKMGWFDHRSEMFVDQPMGSVMLIRREVVARVGLMDERFPLFMNDVDYCRRMRDAGYRLLYYPEAVVEHYVGASTGARPYRMIVSSHRSLYRYLAKYARAREYPLLWLSGLLLLLGLVPRLLGRLLLRAISSAKLPPGSRWRGL; this comes from the coding sequence ATGACCGCGCCTCCGGAAATCTCGGCTGTCGTGATCAGTTACAACGGCATGAAGTTCCTGCCGGACTGTCTGCGAACCCTACAGGAGGACCTGCGCGGATTTCGTCACGAGGTGATCGTCGTCGACAACGGCTCGCGTGACGGTTCGGTGGAATTCGTGCGCCGCACGTTCCCCCGGATGACCCTTATCGACAACGGGCGCAACCTCGGCTTTGCCAGGGCGGTCAATATCGGGTTACAGGCCGCAGCCGGAGATTTCCTGTACGTGCTGAACCAGGACCTGCGTTTTCCCGACGGCACGGCCGCGCGGTTACTGGCACGCCTGAAGGCTGACGACACCATCGGTCTCATCGGGCCGGCGTATCACGATTTTGACGGCCACCTGCAGTCGTCGGCCAGGTCGCTGCCGAGTTATCGCCACATGATCTATAAGACCCTTCTCCTGGACCGGCTGTTTCCCCGTCACCGCGAGTTCTCCTCCTGGAAGATGGGCTGGTTTGATCACCGGTCGGAGATGTTCGTCGATCAGCCGATGGGGTCCGTGATGCTGATCCGCCGGGAGGTGGTTGCACGGGTGGGCCTGATGGACGAGCGCTTCCCGTTGTTCATGAACGACGTTGACTACTGCCGGCGTATGAGGGACGCCGGGTACCGGCTGCTGTACTATCCCGAGGCCGTGGTGGAGCACTACGTCGGGGCTTCGACGGGAGCCCGGCCTTACCGCATGATTGTCTCCTCGCACCGGTCGCTTTATCGATACCTGGCCAAGTACGCCCGTGCGCGAGAGTATCCGTTGCTGTGGTTAAGCGGCCTGTTGCTGCTGCTGGGCCTGGTCCCGCGGCTGCTGGGACGCCTGCTCCTGCGTGCCATTAGTAGTGCGAAGCTGCCGCCCGGAAGCCGCTGGCGGGGTTTGTGA